The proteins below come from a single Pedobacter sp. MC2016-14 genomic window:
- a CDS encoding N-formylglutamate amidohydrolase: protein MNSYKITHPVANRIPILLSIPHCGTAFPDELLREYKPEMLPPDDTDWFVDALYDFATQMGITTIAANYSRWVIDLNRNPDSTPLYSDGRVITGLCTSSNFLGEPIYNDERTLVNADEVERRKSLYFDPYQQKVKELLDELKAEFGTVMLWDCHSIRRLVPSIQKEAFTDLILGTADGTSASASLIDTALTQLSGNFKINHNHPFKGGYITRNFGQPALNQHALQLEMSKDLYMDNSETRYDEARALHMQSVLKQCLTAMNTILQTL from the coding sequence ATGAACAGTTATAAAATCACCCACCCTGTTGCCAACCGAATCCCTATTTTACTGAGTATCCCGCATTGTGGAACTGCTTTTCCGGACGAACTGTTACGGGAATACAAACCGGAAATGCTGCCACCGGATGATACGGATTGGTTTGTAGATGCGTTGTATGATTTTGCCACACAAATGGGTATTACTACTATAGCTGCAAATTACAGCAGGTGGGTAATTGACCTGAACCGCAATCCGGATAGTACACCATTGTACAGTGATGGCCGTGTGATTACGGGTTTATGTACCAGCAGCAACTTTTTAGGAGAACCTATTTACAACGATGAAAGAACTTTAGTAAATGCCGATGAAGTGGAACGGAGGAAGTCGCTTTATTTTGACCCTTACCAACAAAAAGTAAAGGAACTACTGGATGAGCTAAAAGCAGAGTTTGGGACTGTAATGCTTTGGGACTGTCACTCGATACGGAGGTTGGTACCCTCGATACAGAAAGAGGCCTTCACTGATTTAATTTTGGGGACTGCAGACGGGACTTCAGCTTCGGCATCCTTAATTGACACCGCTTTAACACAACTTTCGGGCAATTTTAAAATCAATCACAACCATCCTTTTAAAGGCGGCTACATTACCAGGAATTTTGGACAACCAGCACTTAACCAGCATGCCTTGCAATTGGAAATGAGTAAAGATCTTTATATGGACAACAGTGAAACACGATATGATGAGGCGCGAGCGCTACACATGCAAAGTGTACTAAAACAATGTTTGACCGCCATGAACACCATACTACAAACCCTATAA
- the hutF gene encoding formimidoylglutamate deiminase: MKHYKFSALLLKNGWMEPAYVGVDDKGIITYLSSEKPICEDIEIVHGAAVPGFQNSHSHAFQYGMAGMAERHTSGTKDDFWSWREAMYQCALAQDPDQLQVLATTLYQEMLRHGYTQVAEFHYLHHDKNGNPYDNKAEIGERLVAAAATSGIKITLVPVFYQKGSFGEAPQERQKRFISSTMEDYFELLESSKKAVGHYHNASLGFGVHSLRAVDAADIIRTFEQGPKDLPFHLHAAEQLKEIADCTAYLGQRPVEWLLDHLPLDHRFNLVHCTHMSSEETKKLALSGANAVLCTGTEGNLGDGIFNLKDYASYGGKWCLGTDSHISLNPLEDLRWLDYTQRMLTHQRNTFDNGASTLVKNTILNGRLAMGNSGNKDYFEIGRALDAAVYDLKRPLLKQAAISDLLPVIIYTADSSALLGTMVDGSWIR; encoded by the coding sequence ATGAAACACTATAAATTCTCTGCATTGCTGCTTAAAAACGGCTGGATGGAACCTGCCTACGTTGGAGTGGACGACAAAGGTATCATCACTTATCTTTCTTCAGAAAAACCTATCTGCGAAGATATTGAAATTGTACATGGTGCTGCCGTACCAGGCTTTCAAAACAGTCATTCTCATGCCTTTCAATATGGTATGGCCGGTATGGCTGAAAGACATACATCAGGAACAAAAGATGATTTTTGGAGCTGGCGTGAAGCTATGTACCAATGCGCATTAGCTCAGGATCCGGATCAGTTGCAAGTGCTGGCCACCACGCTTTACCAAGAAATGCTTAGACATGGATATACGCAGGTAGCGGAGTTTCATTACCTGCACCATGATAAAAACGGAAATCCTTATGACAATAAAGCTGAAATTGGGGAACGCTTAGTTGCCGCAGCTGCAACTTCAGGGATAAAAATAACCCTGGTTCCGGTGTTCTACCAAAAAGGATCTTTTGGAGAGGCTCCTCAGGAAAGGCAAAAGAGGTTCATCTCTTCTACGATGGAAGACTACTTTGAGCTCTTGGAGAGCAGCAAAAAAGCGGTTGGACATTACCATAACGCAAGTCTGGGTTTTGGTGTACATTCTTTAAGGGCGGTAGATGCAGCCGATATCATCCGCACTTTTGAGCAAGGGCCTAAAGATCTGCCTTTCCATTTACATGCGGCAGAGCAACTGAAAGAAATAGCAGATTGTACGGCATACCTGGGACAACGCCCTGTAGAATGGTTGCTGGACCATTTGCCCTTGGATCATCGTTTCAATTTGGTGCACTGTACCCATATGAGCAGCGAAGAAACAAAAAAACTGGCTTTGAGCGGTGCAAATGCAGTTTTGTGTACTGGAACCGAAGGCAATTTAGGAGACGGGATCTTTAATTTGAAAGATTATGCAAGTTATGGTGGAAAATGGTGCTTGGGTACGGATAGCCACATTTCATTGAATCCACTGGAGGATTTGCGTTGGCTTGATTATACACAACGGATGCTGACGCATCAGCGAAATACTTTTGACAATGGTGCGAGTACCCTGGTAAAAAACACTATTCTTAATGGTAGACTTGCCATGGGTAATAGCGGTAATAAAGATTATTTTGAAATTGGCAGGGCCTTAGATGCCGCGGTTTATGATTTAAAAAGGCCTTTATTAAAACAGGCAGCAATAAGTGATTTGCTGCCTGTGATAATTTATACGGCTGATTCTTCAGCTTTACTTGGAACCATGGTTGATGGAAGTTGGATCCGTTGA
- a CDS encoding RagB/SusD family nutrient uptake outer membrane protein — protein MKKSIYTLIITLFVFAWNTSCKKLITVPLPNNKLVSSTVFIDSATAQSAINGLYSKLYNGFMGGTSYYSYNITLHPARLADELYSISSSADYFYNNSLLSSNNEIESMWNDSYSMIFNANSIIEGAQNSTTISAGLKKQLTGEAKFIRGVMYFYLVNYFGDVPLVTVTDLNTNRKMPRTPMSDIYTQMVADLSEAERTLAADYSWSQGNRTRANKWAASAMLSRVYLYMGKYPEAEREATNVISQSGLYRVVTDDISKAFLKDSPETILSFYTNANGYPYETSYTQLRENILPNFALTDALMHSFETGDIRPLKWISSINYSGTRYSYPSKYKSTGNDEEYQVFLRLSELMLIRSEARAYQNNFSGAKLDLDVIRNKAGLDGTTATDLASFKISLEHERQTELFLEWGDRWLNLKRTARADAVLKPIKGPAWQSTDVLYPIPLSSINTNTTLKQNLGYN, from the coding sequence ATGAAAAAAAGTATATATACACTGATTATCACGTTATTCGTATTTGCCTGGAATACTTCCTGCAAAAAGTTAATTACCGTACCATTACCCAACAATAAGTTGGTTTCTTCTACAGTTTTCATAGATTCGGCAACTGCACAATCTGCCATAAATGGCCTTTACAGTAAACTTTATAATGGTTTTATGGGTGGCACTAGCTATTATAGTTATAACATCACATTGCATCCTGCAAGATTGGCTGATGAGTTATATTCGATTTCCAGCAGCGCAGACTATTTTTATAACAATAGTCTGCTTTCCTCTAACAATGAAATAGAAAGCATGTGGAATGACTCTTATTCCATGATTTTTAATGCCAATAGCATTATAGAAGGTGCGCAGAATTCTACCACCATTTCTGCAGGACTTAAAAAACAACTAACCGGTGAAGCTAAATTTATACGTGGGGTCATGTATTTTTATCTTGTTAATTATTTCGGTGACGTGCCACTGGTAACGGTTACAGATCTAAATACGAACAGAAAGATGCCTAGAACACCAATGTCTGATATTTATACCCAGATGGTAGCAGATCTTTCCGAAGCAGAGCGTACACTTGCCGCAGATTACTCCTGGTCGCAAGGAAACCGCACCAGGGCCAATAAATGGGCGGCGAGTGCGATGTTGTCGAGAGTATACCTATACATGGGAAAATATCCTGAAGCAGAGAGGGAGGCAACAAACGTGATCAGCCAGAGCGGTTTATATCGCGTTGTCACCGATGATATCTCCAAAGCCTTTCTAAAAGATAGTCCGGAAACAATCCTGTCATTTTATACCAATGCCAATGGATATCCTTACGAAACATCGTATACTCAACTCCGGGAAAATATACTCCCAAATTTTGCACTGACAGATGCACTAATGCATTCTTTTGAAACGGGCGACATTAGACCTTTGAAATGGATTAGCAGCATTAATTACAGTGGTACCAGATATAGTTATCCATCAAAATACAAAAGTACCGGTAATGACGAGGAGTACCAGGTCTTCTTACGCTTATCAGAATTGATGTTAATCCGATCTGAAGCCAGGGCATATCAGAATAATTTTAGTGGGGCAAAACTGGATCTTGATGTAATCCGCAACAAGGCAGGGTTGGATGGAACAACGGCTACTGATTTAGCGTCTTTTAAAATTTCATTGGAACATGAGCGGCAGACAGAGCTCTTCCTGGAGTGGGGAGACAGGTGGTTAAATCTAAAAAGAACGGCGCGTGCCGATGCGGTATTGAAACCTATAAAGGGACCGGCCTGGCAATCTACAGATGTACTTTACCCAATTCCGCTGTCATCAATCAATACCAATACAACTTTAAAACAAAATTTAGGATATAACTAA